In a single window of the Streptomyces sp. NBC_00353 genome:
- a CDS encoding acyl-CoA synthetase: MTSLLPALHDGTGPAAAREAVRFGEHTLTYAQLAAASDALAARLAGVGRVAVWATPTAETVVAVVAALRAGVPAVPLNPKTGARELAHIVADSAPSVVLARAGDVLPPMLAALDRTDVDTAAAAAEGVVFPEPSPESPALIVYTSGTTGPPKGAILPRRAIAASLDALADAWQWTGDDVLVHALPLFHVHGLILGVLGPLRRGGSVRHLGRFSTEGVARELSSGATMLFGVPTMYHRLAEALGTATPEAAQLAKALAGARLLVSGSAALPVHDHERIAAATGRRVIERYGMTETLMNTGVRADGEPRPGTVGAPLRGVELRLVEEDGTPLDDPTAEGAVGEIQVRGPNLFAGYLNRPDATAAAFAEDGWFRTGDMAALDADGYVRIVGRKATDLIKSGGYKIGAGEIENALLDHPGVREAAVTGEPDPDLGERIVAWVVPADPAAPPAEAELADHVAAQLAPHKRPRTVRYLEALPRNDMGKIMKRSLGA; encoded by the coding sequence GTGACTTCTCTTCTGCCTGCGCTGCATGACGGAACCGGCCCCGCGGCCGCCCGGGAAGCCGTCCGGTTCGGTGAACACACCCTGACGTACGCACAGTTGGCCGCGGCCTCCGACGCACTCGCCGCGCGGCTCGCGGGCGTGGGAAGGGTCGCCGTCTGGGCCACGCCGACCGCCGAGACCGTCGTCGCGGTGGTGGCGGCGCTGCGGGCCGGGGTGCCCGCCGTCCCCCTCAACCCGAAGACCGGCGCACGCGAACTGGCGCACATCGTGGCCGACAGCGCCCCGTCGGTGGTGCTGGCCCGGGCGGGCGACGTGCTCCCGCCGATGCTCGCCGCGCTGGACCGTACGGATGTCGACACGGCAGCAGCGGCGGCCGAGGGCGTCGTCTTTCCCGAACCCTCCCCCGAGTCCCCCGCTCTGATCGTCTACACCTCCGGCACCACCGGCCCGCCCAAGGGGGCGATCCTGCCCCGCCGCGCGATCGCCGCCTCGCTGGACGCGCTGGCGGACGCCTGGCAGTGGACCGGCGACGACGTCCTTGTGCACGCCCTGCCGCTGTTCCATGTGCACGGCCTGATCCTGGGTGTGCTCGGGCCGCTGCGCCGGGGCGGATCGGTGCGGCATCTGGGGCGGTTCTCCACCGAGGGCGTGGCCCGGGAGCTGTCGTCCGGCGCCACGATGCTGTTCGGCGTGCCGACGATGTACCACCGGCTCGCCGAGGCGCTCGGTACGGCGACACCGGAGGCGGCCCAGCTGGCGAAGGCTCTCGCCGGGGCCCGGCTGCTGGTATCGGGGTCGGCCGCCCTTCCGGTCCATGACCACGAACGCATCGCGGCGGCGACCGGCCGGCGGGTCATCGAGCGGTACGGCATGACGGAGACCCTGATGAACACAGGCGTCCGGGCGGACGGCGAGCCTCGCCCCGGGACGGTCGGCGCACCGCTGCGGGGCGTCGAACTCCGGCTCGTCGAGGAGGACGGCACCCCGCTCGACGATCCGACGGCCGAGGGTGCGGTGGGCGAGATCCAGGTGCGCGGCCCGAACCTCTTCGCCGGCTATCTGAACCGCCCCGACGCGACGGCGGCCGCCTTCGCCGAGGACGGCTGGTTCCGTACCGGCGACATGGCCGCCCTCGACGCCGACGGCTATGTACGGATCGTCGGCCGCAAGGCCACCGACCTGATCAAGAGCGGCGGCTACAAGATCGGCGCGGGCGAGATCGAGAACGCGCTGCTGGACCACCCGGGCGTCCGCGAGGCCGCCGTCACCGGGGAGCCGGACCCGGACCTGGGCGAGCGGATCGTCGCCTGGGTGGTGCCGGCCGACCCGGCCGCACCGCCCGCGGAGGCCGAGCTCGCAGACCACGTGGCGGCCCAGCTGGCCCCGCACAAGCGCCCCCGCACAGTCCGCTATCTGGAGGCGCTGCCCCGCAACGACATGGGCAAGATCATGAAGCGGTCGCTCGGTGCGTAG
- a CDS encoding VOC family protein yields MAVEPEGTPCWADAMFTDVEGAKSFYGDVLGWTFGESSSEFGNYTQAYANGKAVAAVVPPMPGQEGQSAWCLYLASPDAAATAAKIRDNGGEVLMEPMQVGDFGSMALARDPGGVVFGVWQAGRHEGFEARATPGAYCWAEVFTRDPAKSDAFFPGVFPYRVKQMQDDAIDFALYDLGADPVLGRMKMTDDFPPEVPPYLNVYFTVEDCDAAVAKATERGAILRFGPMTSPFGRFAALSDPQGAAFSVIDVKTTEGEMPKFSDATA; encoded by the coding sequence ATGGCTGTGGAACCAGAGGGCACCCCGTGCTGGGCGGACGCGATGTTCACCGATGTCGAGGGAGCGAAGAGCTTCTACGGTGACGTGCTGGGGTGGACGTTCGGCGAGTCGTCGTCGGAGTTCGGCAATTACACGCAGGCGTACGCGAACGGCAAGGCGGTGGCCGCCGTCGTGCCCCCGATGCCCGGCCAGGAAGGCCAGTCGGCATGGTGTCTGTACCTCGCGTCGCCGGACGCCGCCGCCACCGCCGCGAAGATCCGTGACAACGGCGGCGAGGTACTGATGGAGCCGATGCAGGTCGGCGACTTCGGCTCGATGGCACTGGCCCGCGACCCGGGCGGGGTGGTCTTCGGTGTGTGGCAGGCGGGGCGGCACGAAGGGTTCGAGGCCAGGGCAACACCGGGCGCGTACTGCTGGGCCGAGGTGTTCACCCGGGACCCGGCGAAGTCGGACGCGTTCTTCCCCGGTGTCTTCCCGTACCGCGTGAAGCAGATGCAGGACGACGCGATCGACTTCGCGCTCTACGACCTGGGCGCCGACCCGGTCCTGGGGCGGATGAAGATGACGGACGACTTCCCGCCCGAGGTACCGCCGTACCTCAATGTGTACTTCACCGTCGAGGACTGCGACGCGGCGGTCGCAAAGGCGACGGAGCGCGGGGCGATTCTCCGGTTCGGCCCGATGACCAGCCCGTTCGGCCGGTTCGCGGCGCTGAGCGACCCGCAGGGCGCGGCATTCTCCGTGATCGACGTCAAGACGACCGAGGGCGAGATGCCGAAGTTCTCCGACGCGACCGCCTGA
- a CDS encoding FGGY family carbohydrate kinase — MGIVAGLDSSSAFTHIVVCDADTGAVLRQGYAAHPVEAKVTEVDPQVWLLSLGEAATGGLLEGVQAIGVSAQQHGLVPLDRQGNLVRPALLGNDKRAQVAAADLIDGLGGRQAWAQAVGAVPQAAQPVSKLRWLARTEPEAAQRVASVLQPHDWLVWQLLGRPNRRTTDRGAASGTGYWSAGSEAYRPDLVELALGHQAALPEVLGPADAAGTTPEGLLISAGTGETMAAAFGLGVGPGDAVVSLGASGSVMAVHHEALADPSGMITSFADATGMHLPVVYTLNAVRALRGTAEMLGLESLEELSALALKSTPGASGLVLLPYLEGERTPHLPHTAGTLSGLRRESMKPEHLARAAFEGMLCSLADALDVLRDRGVEVRRVFLLGAAAELSAVQGLAPALFGTQVVVPQPAEYAALGAARQAAWALGVSRGTLDPRTPPAWQGAAAQVLEPGEELPVGQAVRQQYRATRDQIHPGAFDSAL; from the coding sequence ATGGGCATAGTCGCCGGCTTGGACAGTTCTTCGGCCTTCACACACATCGTCGTCTGCGATGCGGACACGGGTGCCGTACTCCGGCAGGGGTACGCCGCACATCCCGTCGAGGCGAAGGTCACCGAGGTCGATCCGCAGGTGTGGCTGCTCTCACTCGGTGAGGCGGCCACCGGCGGGTTGCTCGAAGGCGTCCAGGCCATCGGCGTGTCCGCGCAACAGCACGGTCTGGTGCCGCTGGACCGGCAGGGCAACCTCGTACGCCCGGCGCTGCTCGGCAACGACAAGCGGGCGCAGGTCGCCGCGGCCGATCTGATCGACGGGCTCGGCGGGCGGCAGGCCTGGGCCCAGGCGGTCGGGGCCGTGCCGCAGGCCGCGCAACCGGTGTCGAAACTGCGTTGGCTGGCGCGGACCGAGCCGGAGGCGGCGCAGCGGGTCGCTTCGGTGCTGCAGCCGCACGACTGGCTGGTCTGGCAGTTGCTGGGCCGGCCGAACCGGCGGACCACCGACCGGGGTGCCGCGTCGGGGACGGGGTACTGGTCGGCGGGGAGCGAGGCGTACCGGCCCGATCTGGTGGAGCTCGCGCTCGGGCACCAGGCCGCGCTGCCGGAGGTGCTCGGCCCCGCCGATGCGGCCGGGACGACGCCGGAGGGCCTGCTGATCTCGGCCGGGACCGGCGAGACGATGGCGGCGGCGTTCGGGCTCGGGGTCGGGCCCGGCGACGCGGTGGTGTCGCTGGGGGCCTCAGGTTCGGTGATGGCGGTGCACCACGAGGCGCTGGCCGATCCGTCCGGGATGATCACGTCGTTCGCGGATGCCACCGGGATGCATCTGCCGGTCGTGTACACGCTCAATGCGGTGCGTGCGCTGCGCGGCACCGCCGAGATGCTGGGTCTGGAGAGTCTGGAGGAGCTGTCCGCGCTGGCGCTGAAGTCGACGCCGGGCGCTTCCGGGCTCGTACTGCTGCCGTATCTGGAGGGCGAGCGCACCCCGCATCTGCCGCACACCGCGGGCACGCTGAGCGGGCTGCGGCGGGAGTCGATGAAGCCGGAGCATCTGGCCCGGGCCGCGTTCGAGGGCATGCTGTGCTCGCTGGCCGACGCGCTCGATGTGCTGCGTGACCGCGGGGTCGAGGTGCGGCGGGTGTTCCTGCTGGGTGCGGCGGCCGAGCTGAGTGCCGTGCAGGGGCTTGCGCCTGCGCTGTTCGGTACACAGGTCGTCGTACCGCAGCCGGCCGAGTACGCGGCGCTTGGTGCGGCCCGGCAGGCGGCCTGGGCGCTGGGGGTCTCGCGGGGGACGCTCGATCCGCGCACCCCCCCGGCCTGGCAGGGCGCGGCGGCGCAGGTGCTGGAGCCGGGCGAGGAGCTGCCGGTCGGTCAAGCGGTGCGGCAGCAGTACCGGGCGACGCGGGACCAGATCCATCCCGGGGCGTTCGACTCCGCGCTCTGA
- a CDS encoding MFS transporter → MTETTEEPVHRTRILADLTPLRTSPDYRRLWFGNTVSWIGQGMTALAVSLQVYDITGSAFSVGLIGFCSFLPLVVFGLYGGAIADTVDRRKLGLASSSGSFVLAVALVAATVAGVEQLGLLYAVVALQAVCFALNSPARSSMVARLLPAEQLPAANALSSITSTTGALVGPMLGGLMVGWWGYRAAYTVDAVTFTAALYAMWRLPSMLPERGDDAGSEKRASVVGGLRFLAARPILRMTFFTDLCAMVLAHPRALFPVVAVVWYGGDAKTTGLLVAAPALGALLGGVFSGWLSRIRRHGLAVIAAVTCWGSAIAVFGLTRQLWLGLVLLALAGCADTVSMVFRNTMLQAAVPDEMRGRLQGVFIVVVAGGPRLGDFLAGSVADLASPTVAATGGGIACVVAVSLLALKWRGFARYDARDPQP, encoded by the coding sequence GTGACCGAAACGACCGAAGAACCTGTACATCGCACGCGCATACTCGCCGACCTGACTCCGCTGCGGACCTCGCCCGACTACCGGCGGCTGTGGTTCGGGAACACGGTTTCCTGGATCGGGCAGGGGATGACGGCGCTCGCCGTGTCGCTCCAGGTGTACGACATCACCGGGTCCGCCTTCTCGGTCGGGCTCATCGGGTTCTGTTCGTTTCTGCCGCTGGTCGTCTTCGGGCTGTACGGCGGAGCCATCGCGGACACCGTCGACCGGCGCAAACTGGGGCTGGCCAGCTCCTCCGGTTCGTTCGTCCTCGCCGTCGCACTGGTCGCCGCGACCGTCGCCGGGGTCGAGCAGTTGGGGCTGCTGTACGCGGTCGTCGCCCTGCAGGCGGTCTGCTTCGCGCTCAACTCACCGGCCCGCAGCTCGATGGTCGCGCGCCTTCTGCCGGCCGAGCAGCTGCCCGCCGCAAACGCGCTCAGCTCGATCACCAGCACCACCGGTGCGCTGGTCGGGCCGATGCTGGGCGGACTCATGGTCGGCTGGTGGGGGTACCGGGCCGCCTACACCGTCGACGCCGTCACCTTCACCGCCGCGCTGTACGCGATGTGGCGGCTGCCCTCGATGCTCCCCGAGCGCGGGGACGACGCGGGGAGCGAGAAGCGGGCGTCCGTGGTGGGCGGGCTGCGGTTCCTGGCGGCGCGGCCCATTCTGCGGATGACCTTCTTCACCGACCTGTGCGCCATGGTCCTCGCCCACCCGCGGGCGCTCTTCCCGGTCGTCGCCGTGGTCTGGTACGGCGGTGACGCGAAGACCACCGGGCTGCTGGTCGCGGCTCCGGCGCTGGGCGCACTTCTGGGCGGGGTGTTCTCCGGCTGGCTGAGCCGGATCAGACGGCACGGACTCGCGGTGATCGCCGCCGTGACCTGCTGGGGCAGCGCCATCGCCGTCTTCGGGCTGACCCGCCAGCTCTGGCTCGGGCTGGTCCTGCTGGCGCTCGCCGGCTGCGCGGACACCGTCTCGATGGTCTTCCGGAACACCATGCTCCAGGCGGCGGTGCCGGACGAGATGCGGGGGCGGCTGCAGGGCGTGTTCATCGTGGTGGTGGCCGGTGGGCCGCGGCTCGGGGACTTCCTGGCGGGTTCGGTCGCCGATCTGGCGTCCCCGACGGTGGCGGCCACCGGGGGCGGCATCGCATGCGTGGTCGCGGTGTCGCTGCTCGCGTTGAAGTGGCGGGGATTCGCCCGGTACGACGCCCGGGATCCGCAGCCCTGA
- a CDS encoding ABC transporter ATP-binding protein — translation MRLLGPLARPDEPPPESVTDVPIRTDPISVVRSFRRFWPLTYGDRRWLLLICVLASVTAVAETITILLFAELTDNALQQGSVSAFWKPAGQWLTVAVIGAIVGYLCSSLAVWTAERFVMRLRARVFSHLQTLPPHFYQRNRRGDLVERLTGDVEAIEALVVSGIVGAATALFNTFFYAAAAVWLSWKLALATFAMIPLFYLVTRVFTGPLRAVSRRGRAADGAITAVVEETLVNVVMTQAYNRQHDEEERLLGKARARFKAAVRGTRLAELYEQLVEVLETVCVLVIIGLGAWQISTGGITLGQLLAFAAFVGSLYPPIRSLGQLGLTATAATAGAERLLEILDTQPTVTDPGASVAAPARRRAVGEVEARQVDFHYPGNPEPVLRGLSFTAVPGELLVITGPSGAGKSTLAALLLRFYDPDSGSIRLDGTSVDQLPLTYLRRNITLLPQDTLVLHDTIEQNIACGRTDTTFRDIEEAARAADAHDFIRALPDGYDTVVSPGTSRLSGGQLQRIAIARAMVRDAPVLLLDEPTTGLDALAAQRILGPLRRLAEGRTTIVITHDLALAADADRILVLDEGRLVESGTHAQLLDRSGLYATLFDAKPSRGNGTVNALAKHARPSGIHWR, via the coding sequence ATGCGCCTTCTCGGCCCCCTCGCGCGCCCCGACGAGCCGCCCCCGGAATCGGTGACGGACGTTCCGATCCGTACCGACCCCATCAGCGTGGTGCGGTCGTTCCGACGGTTCTGGCCGCTCACCTATGGCGACCGGCGCTGGCTCCTGCTCATCTGCGTCCTCGCCAGCGTGACCGCGGTCGCGGAGACCATCACCATCCTTCTCTTCGCGGAACTGACCGACAACGCTCTGCAGCAGGGATCCGTCAGTGCCTTCTGGAAACCTGCTGGTCAGTGGCTCACCGTGGCCGTCATCGGTGCGATCGTGGGGTATCTGTGCAGCTCGCTCGCGGTCTGGACCGCCGAACGCTTCGTGATGCGGCTGCGGGCCCGCGTCTTCAGTCATCTGCAGACGCTGCCGCCCCACTTCTACCAGCGCAATCGCCGCGGTGACCTGGTCGAGCGGCTCACCGGCGATGTGGAAGCCATCGAAGCCCTCGTGGTCTCCGGCATCGTCGGGGCTGCGACCGCTCTCTTCAACACCTTCTTCTACGCTGCCGCCGCTGTGTGGCTGAGCTGGAAACTGGCCCTCGCCACGTTTGCCATGATCCCGCTCTTCTACCTCGTCACCCGCGTGTTCACGGGCCCTCTGCGCGCGGTGTCCCGGCGCGGACGTGCGGCGGACGGTGCCATCACCGCCGTGGTCGAGGAGACGCTGGTCAACGTCGTCATGACCCAGGCGTACAACAGGCAGCACGACGAGGAGGAACGGCTCCTCGGCAAGGCGCGTGCCCGGTTCAAGGCGGCGGTGCGAGGCACCCGGCTCGCCGAGCTCTACGAACAACTCGTAGAGGTCCTCGAAACGGTGTGCGTCCTGGTGATCATCGGCCTGGGGGCGTGGCAGATCTCCACGGGCGGGATCACACTCGGGCAGCTCCTCGCCTTTGCCGCCTTCGTCGGCTCCCTCTACCCGCCGATCCGCTCCCTGGGCCAGCTCGGTCTGACGGCCACCGCCGCGACCGCCGGAGCCGAGCGGCTTCTGGAGATCCTCGACACCCAGCCCACCGTCACCGACCCGGGCGCATCCGTCGCGGCCCCGGCCCGGCGGCGCGCTGTTGGCGAGGTGGAGGCGCGGCAGGTCGACTTCCACTACCCCGGTAACCCGGAGCCGGTTCTCCGCGGTCTCTCGTTCACCGCGGTCCCCGGCGAGCTGCTGGTCATCACCGGCCCCAGCGGAGCCGGCAAGTCGACCCTGGCCGCTCTGCTGCTGAGGTTCTACGACCCGGACTCCGGCAGCATCCGGCTGGACGGCACATCCGTGGACCAGTTGCCGCTGACCTACCTCCGCCGGAACATCACGCTGCTGCCGCAGGACACCCTCGTCCTGCACGACACCATCGAGCAGAACATCGCGTGCGGGCGCACCGACACAACTTTCCGTGACATCGAGGAGGCCGCGCGGGCAGCCGACGCGCACGATTTCATCCGTGCGCTTCCCGACGGCTACGACACCGTTGTCTCACCCGGCACGTCCCGGCTCTCCGGAGGCCAGTTGCAGCGCATCGCGATCGCCCGTGCCATGGTCCGCGACGCGCCCGTTCTCCTTCTCGACGAGCCCACCACCGGCCTGGACGCACTGGCCGCACAGCGCATCCTCGGCCCGCTGCGACGCCTCGCCGAGGGACGCACCACCATCGTCATCACGCACGACCTGGCCCTCGCCGCCGACGCCGACCGCATCCTCGTGCTGGACGAGGGGCGTCTGGTGGAGTCGGGCACGCACGCCCAACTGCTCGACCGCAGCGGCCTGTACGCCACGCTGTTCGACGCCAAGCCCTCGCGTGGCAACGGCACCGTGAACGCACTCGCCAAGCATGCGCGCCCATCGGGGATCCATTGGCGGTAG
- a CDS encoding Lrp/AsnC family transcriptional regulator: MDRLDREILSVLQEDARISYRDLGVRVGLSANAAADRVRRLRRDGVIRGFTVIIDPAADTRTGLVVFIDVTLRIDTTNEVFERAVLALPGITEVVHVTGGHDYLVRATVADTAALDGLLRRLKREAGVAHSSTRVALRAAPAR, translated from the coding sequence ATGGACCGTCTGGACAGGGAAATCCTCAGCGTCCTCCAGGAGGACGCGCGGATCTCGTACCGCGATCTGGGGGTACGGGTCGGCCTCAGTGCCAACGCCGCGGCCGACCGGGTGCGGCGGCTGCGCCGCGACGGCGTGATCCGCGGCTTCACCGTGATCATCGACCCGGCCGCCGACACCCGAACGGGCCTGGTCGTCTTCATCGATGTGACGCTGCGTATCGACACGACCAACGAAGTGTTCGAACGGGCGGTTCTCGCCCTGCCCGGCATCACCGAAGTGGTGCACGTGACGGGCGGGCACGACTACCTCGTACGGGCCACGGTCGCCGACACCGCCGCCCTGGACGGACTGCTGCGCCGGCTCAAGCGGGAAGCGGGCGTGGCCCACTCCAGCACTCGGGTCGCGCTCAGAGCGGCGCCTGCCAGGTGA
- a CDS encoding carboxyl transferase domain-containing protein has protein sequence MRRRLTARQAIAAVTDDFTESDTPPGAEIPVDGPLSWSGYADSRARAAARTGEEESVVHGRATVGGRPCVLVSFEFGFLGGSLGQRTGDLLEAAYGTALTRRLPLVSIVATGGSRMQEGMIALTQLQRVARASARLRAAGLPQLAVLRDPTTGGGWATLGAGADVILALPGAQIGFAGSRVRPADADPSAYAAEGQLAAGQIDAVVQPDELPRTLGRWLGALRAAAVDESAVPAPVPGTLAATGLPATGWDAVQQARSSARPRAGAYLDAYFDHLLPLSGDRCGGTDPGLLCGFGVRGGRPIAYVAQCGTATRPAGYRTAARVIRLADRLGVPVLTLIDTPGAANDAEAERAGAGAAIADAFAAIAEARVPVTTLVIGEGGSGGALALAAPENTYVTQDSYFSVIAPELAAAILKRSPDAVQATADQLRLRPQDLVELGVARGIAGPEATAAGGPL, from the coding sequence GTGCGTAGGCGCCTGACGGCGCGGCAGGCGATCGCGGCGGTCACCGACGACTTCACCGAGTCCGACACCCCGCCCGGCGCGGAGATACCGGTGGACGGTCCGCTCTCCTGGTCCGGTTACGCGGACTCCCGGGCCCGCGCCGCGGCACGTACCGGCGAGGAGGAGTCCGTCGTCCACGGCCGTGCCACGGTCGGCGGCCGGCCGTGTGTGCTGGTCTCGTTCGAGTTCGGATTCCTGGGCGGATCGCTGGGGCAGCGCACCGGGGACCTGCTGGAAGCCGCCTACGGGACCGCACTCACCCGGCGGCTGCCGCTCGTCTCGATCGTCGCGACGGGCGGCAGCCGGATGCAGGAGGGCATGATCGCGCTCACCCAGCTCCAGCGGGTGGCACGTGCCTCGGCACGGCTGCGGGCGGCGGGTCTGCCGCAGCTCGCGGTCCTGCGCGATCCGACGACGGGCGGCGGCTGGGCCACGCTGGGGGCAGGCGCCGACGTGATCCTGGCGCTGCCCGGGGCCCAGATCGGGTTCGCCGGATCGCGGGTGCGGCCGGCGGACGCGGACCCGTCGGCGTACGCGGCGGAGGGCCAACTGGCGGCGGGCCAGATCGACGCGGTCGTCCAACCGGACGAGCTGCCACGGACGCTGGGGCGGTGGCTGGGCGCGCTGAGGGCGGCAGCCGTCGACGAGTCCGCCGTCCCCGCGCCGGTCCCGGGCACTCTCGCGGCCACCGGGCTGCCGGCGACCGGCTGGGACGCGGTGCAGCAGGCCCGTTCCTCGGCCCGGCCGCGTGCCGGGGCGTATCTCGACGCGTACTTCGATCACCTGCTGCCGCTCAGCGGCGACCGGTGCGGCGGTACGGATCCGGGGCTGCTCTGTGGGTTCGGGGTACGCGGCGGCCGGCCGATCGCGTACGTCGCCCAGTGCGGCACCGCGACCCGCCCGGCCGGCTACCGGACCGCGGCCCGGGTGATCCGGCTCGCGGACCGGCTCGGCGTGCCCGTCCTGACCCTGATCGACACCCCAGGGGCGGCGAACGACGCCGAGGCGGAACGGGCGGGCGCGGGGGCCGCCATCGCCGATGCGTTCGCGGCGATCGCCGAGGCCCGGGTCCCGGTGACGACCCTGGTGATCGGCGAGGGCGGCTCGGGCGGGGCACTCGCCCTGGCGGCGCCGGAGAACACATATGTCACCCAGGACAGCTACTTCTCCGTCATCGCCCCGGAGCTCGCGGCAGCCATCCTGAAGCGCTCCCCCGACGCCGTGCAGGCCACGGCCGACCAGTTGCGCCTGCGTCCGCAGGACCTGGTGGAGCTGGGGGTCGCCCGCGGCATCGCGGGCCCGGAGGCCACGGCCGCCGGCGGGCCGCTATGA
- a CDS encoding YtxH domain-containing protein, whose product MRYRLTFIAGLALGYVIGTRAGRERYEQLKKSARQIAQNPAVRNTAESAAQSSREFAGKAYHAVSVKVGDKVPASVVERVRSVRERSQGQGVEDDWGTSNT is encoded by the coding sequence ATGCGGTACCGGCTCACGTTCATCGCCGGCCTGGCCCTCGGTTACGTCATCGGCACTCGGGCCGGACGCGAGCGCTACGAGCAGCTGAAGAAGTCCGCACGTCAGATCGCCCAGAACCCGGCCGTGCGCAATACCGCCGAGTCCGCGGCACAGAGCAGCCGCGAGTTCGCCGGCAAGGCGTACCACGCGGTGAGCGTCAAGGTCGGTGACAAGGTGCCCGCCTCGGTGGTCGAGCGGGTGCGGTCGGTGCGGGAGCGGAGCCAGGGCCAGGGTGTCGAGGACGACTGGGGCACCAGCAATACGTAA
- a CDS encoding MFS transporter, whose product MEAVKQSPARTGRPSAAAYRNLVVATIGFGLTFWAWNLIAPLSGDYKERLGLSSFEQSLLVAVPVLVGSLGRIAAGAFTDKYGARLMFPLVSALTIVPVLLLIPARNSYGAMLAVGFLLGLGGTTFAIGIPLVNSWFPPSDRGLALGVFGMGMGGVALSGYFTPRIARHGDNLPFLVVAGALVVYAALAAALISDPPDRKVPTDSLGHRLGDAGRLRVTWELSALYAIGFGGIVAFGVYLPTYLKTWYGLSPTDAGTKAAGFALVTVVFRPIGGWLSDHIHPALVTSAALGLAALMAIVQAFDPKLAPGGTIALLCMAAGLGTSSGSIFALVSQVTPQPKVGSVTGIVGAMGGLGGFVPPLVMGAIYSAKGSYSIGFMLLSDLALAGCVYAYGRMRNIQRDRRTPEPAV is encoded by the coding sequence GTGGAAGCCGTCAAGCAGTCTCCCGCTCGGACAGGCCGGCCGTCCGCGGCCGCATACCGCAACCTTGTGGTGGCCACGATCGGCTTCGGACTCACGTTCTGGGCCTGGAACCTGATTGCGCCGCTCTCCGGGGACTACAAGGAGCGGCTCGGGCTGAGCTCGTTCGAGCAGTCGCTGCTGGTCGCCGTGCCGGTGCTGGTCGGTTCGCTGGGCCGGATCGCGGCGGGGGCATTCACCGACAAGTACGGCGCCCGGCTGATGTTCCCGCTGGTCTCGGCGCTGACCATCGTCCCCGTACTGCTGCTGATCCCGGCGAGGAACTCGTACGGGGCGATGCTCGCCGTGGGCTTTCTGCTGGGGCTGGGCGGCACGACGTTCGCGATCGGCATCCCGCTGGTCAACTCGTGGTTCCCGCCCTCCGATCGAGGGCTCGCGCTGGGTGTGTTCGGCATGGGCATGGGGGGTGTCGCACTCTCCGGTTACTTCACCCCGCGGATCGCCCGGCACGGCGACAACCTTCCGTTCCTCGTGGTCGCCGGTGCTCTGGTGGTGTACGCGGCACTGGCTGCGGCGCTGATCAGCGACCCCCCGGACCGGAAGGTACCGACCGACTCGCTCGGCCACCGGCTGGGCGACGCCGGGCGGCTGCGGGTCACCTGGGAACTCTCCGCGCTGTACGCGATCGGCTTCGGCGGCATCGTGGCGTTCGGCGTCTATCTGCCGACCTATCTGAAGACCTGGTACGGCCTCTCGCCGACCGACGCCGGCACGAAAGCCGCCGGGTTCGCCCTGGTCACCGTCGTCTTCCGGCCGATCGGCGGCTGGCTCTCGGACCACATCCACCCGGCGCTGGTCACCTCGGCGGCACTGGGGCTGGCCGCACTGATGGCGATCGTTCAGGCCTTCGACCCGAAGCTGGCGCCGGGCGGCACGATCGCACTGCTCTGCATGGCGGCCGGACTGGGCACGTCGAGCGGCAGCATCTTCGCCCTCGTCTCGCAGGTGACACCGCAGCCGAAGGTGGGCAGCGTCACCGGAATCGTCGGCGCGATGGGCGGACTCGGCGGCTTCGTCCCACCCTTGGTGATGGGCGCGATCTACAGCGCGAAGGGCTCGTACTCGATCGGCTTCATGCTGCTGTCCGACCTGGCACTGGCCGGATGCGTGTACGCGTACGGGCGGATGCGGAACATTCAGCGGGACCGGAGGACGCCCGAGCCGGCTGTCTGA